In Pseudoxanthomonas indica, the following are encoded in one genomic region:
- a CDS encoding GH92 family glycosyl hydrolase, translating into MTTKSKPFGLLLTTCSALTVLSLAACTPRPAGPAPTVAAAGQFHSSFEAGDPQPTLERGESAGGASMRVRLADGPDEAYTARTHVGFTGVHSLQYDGQPRAAAGSARQVLFAVNIPVTPSTELSYRIFPRFIQDDLAYPSTWTAVDLEFDDGSRLSDLGALDQQGFLLSPRGQGESKSLYTQQWNQKASQFGAVAAGKTIKRILLSHDGPAAAKGFGGWVDDIHIGESSPPTSDLRPSDRVLTTRGTNSSGSFSRGNNIPATAMPHGFNFWAPMTDAGSLSWFYEYAKRNDAQNRPRLEALTLTHETSPWMGDRQTFQVMPSMAKGVPPIHRAERALTFTHENEIARPHHYRVRFDNGIVAEVAPTDHAAILRFAFPGDDASLVFDNVDDRGGLTLSPETGELTGYTDTRSGLSNGASRMFVYARFDRPVIASGKLMANDGQKAAPTRRNVAGYYRFDAGAQRSVSMRIATSLISIEQARHNLDLEIAKTDSFDDVRERAQQAWDQKLRVLEVEGASEDQLTTLYSNLYRLFLYPNSAHENVGSNSAPVWRHAVQSDAGKEIAASSTATQTGAVIADGKVYVNNGFWDTYRTAWAAHALFAPEHAGEMVNGFIQHYRDGGWVPRWSSPGYANLMTGTSSDVAFADAWVKGVPGLDAAGLYAAAIKNAAVLPPDEHVGRKGMQEAPFIGYTPSSVGEGLSWALEGYINDYGISNMLAAMAKAPKPILPPERLREESAYYRDRALNYVRMFDPGIGFFQGRAANGAWKSAPGDYDPRVWGHEHDYTETNGWGFAFLVPHDGQGLASLYGGRQGLARKLDEYFASPETAGFPGSYGGVIHEMVEARDVRMGQWGFSNQVAHHVPWMYLYAGQPWRTQEIVRETLARMYIGSEIGQGYPGDEDNGESSAWWLLSAMGFYPLQMGSENLAIGSPLFTRATLHLEGGKTLVINAPQNSAKNVYVAGVTVNGKAWNRTVIPHRLLAQGGQIEFTMSPQPAKWGSDEAALPPSLTQGDSRPAALADVTATGRGSCNVKGGDTCAQLFDDNSLTEALFPASTPVSIAYELKQNSGAKVRYYTLTSGTQGGYPTGWVLEGSSDGTTWKELDRRSGETFEWAHYTRPFQLRTPGSYRHYRLTVTAASKGDQFSLAEIELLGAGQAE; encoded by the coding sequence GTGACCACGAAATCAAAGCCGTTCGGCCTGCTCCTCACAACCTGCAGCGCCCTGACTGTCCTGTCCCTGGCGGCATGCACGCCGCGACCCGCTGGCCCGGCGCCGACCGTGGCCGCGGCCGGGCAATTCCATAGCTCGTTCGAAGCCGGCGATCCGCAGCCCACCCTCGAGCGGGGCGAAAGCGCCGGCGGCGCTTCGATGCGGGTGCGTCTCGCCGATGGCCCCGATGAGGCTTACACCGCGCGCACGCACGTCGGCTTCACCGGCGTGCACTCGCTTCAATACGATGGCCAGCCACGCGCCGCCGCCGGCAGCGCCCGCCAGGTGCTGTTTGCGGTGAACATTCCGGTCACGCCCAGCACCGAGCTCAGTTATCGAATCTTCCCGCGCTTCATCCAGGATGACCTGGCCTATCCGAGTACCTGGACCGCCGTTGACCTGGAGTTCGACGATGGAAGCCGTCTCTCGGACCTGGGTGCGCTGGACCAGCAGGGTTTCCTGCTTTCGCCGCGAGGGCAGGGCGAGTCGAAGTCGCTCTATACGCAGCAGTGGAACCAGAAAGCATCGCAGTTCGGCGCCGTCGCTGCGGGCAAAACCATCAAGCGCATCCTGCTTTCCCATGACGGTCCTGCGGCTGCGAAAGGATTCGGCGGGTGGGTGGATGACATCCACATCGGCGAATCGTCGCCGCCCACGTCCGACCTGCGCCCCAGCGATCGCGTACTGACCACGCGTGGCACCAATTCCAGCGGCAGCTTCTCGCGCGGCAACAACATCCCGGCCACGGCCATGCCGCATGGTTTCAACTTCTGGGCGCCGATGACCGATGCCGGTTCGCTGAGCTGGTTCTACGAGTACGCCAAGCGCAATGACGCCCAGAACCGGCCACGCCTGGAAGCCCTGACGCTGACCCACGAGACCAGCCCTTGGATGGGCGATCGGCAGACCTTCCAGGTCATGCCCTCGATGGCGAAGGGCGTGCCTCCCATCCACCGTGCCGAGCGCGCATTGACCTTCACCCACGAGAACGAAATCGCGCGGCCGCATCATTACCGAGTCCGTTTCGACAACGGCATCGTGGCCGAGGTCGCACCGACCGACCATGCGGCCATCCTGCGCTTCGCTTTTCCCGGTGACGATGCCAGCCTCGTTTTCGACAATGTCGACGATCGCGGCGGCCTGACCCTCTCGCCGGAGACCGGCGAGCTCACCGGCTACACCGACACCCGCAGCGGCTTGTCCAATGGCGCAAGCCGGATGTTCGTCTATGCCAGGTTCGACCGGCCGGTCATCGCCTCAGGCAAGCTGATGGCGAACGACGGGCAGAAAGCTGCGCCCACGCGCCGCAACGTAGCCGGCTACTACCGCTTCGACGCCGGCGCACAGCGCAGCGTCAGCATGCGCATCGCCACCTCGCTGATCAGCATCGAGCAGGCCCGGCACAACCTGGATCTGGAGATCGCAAAGACCGACAGCTTCGACGACGTTCGCGAACGCGCACAGCAGGCGTGGGACCAGAAGCTGCGCGTGTTGGAAGTGGAGGGCGCTAGCGAGGACCAGCTGACCACGCTGTATTCCAATCTGTACCGCCTGTTCCTGTATCCGAACTCGGCGCACGAAAATGTCGGCAGCAACAGCGCGCCGGTATGGCGCCACGCGGTGCAGTCCGACGCTGGCAAGGAGATTGCGGCCAGCAGCACGGCCACGCAGACGGGCGCCGTGATCGCGGACGGCAAGGTCTACGTCAACAACGGGTTCTGGGACACCTATCGCACGGCATGGGCGGCACATGCCTTGTTCGCGCCGGAGCATGCAGGTGAAATGGTCAACGGCTTCATCCAGCACTATCGCGATGGTGGCTGGGTACCGCGTTGGTCATCGCCCGGCTATGCGAACCTCATGACCGGAACCAGCTCGGACGTGGCCTTTGCCGACGCCTGGGTCAAGGGCGTACCGGGCCTGGACGCCGCCGGACTCTATGCGGCGGCGATCAAGAACGCCGCGGTGCTGCCGCCGGACGAACACGTCGGCCGCAAGGGCATGCAGGAAGCGCCTTTCATCGGTTACACCCCAAGCTCGGTAGGGGAGGGCCTGTCCTGGGCGCTGGAGGGATACATCAATGACTACGGCATCAGCAACATGCTCGCTGCCATGGCCAAGGCTCCCAAGCCGATTCTTCCGCCCGAGCGTCTGCGCGAAGAGAGCGCGTACTACCGCGATCGGGCGCTGAACTATGTGCGGATGTTTGATCCCGGCATTGGCTTCTTCCAGGGACGCGCCGCCAATGGCGCATGGAAGTCAGCGCCTGGCGACTACGACCCGCGTGTGTGGGGCCACGAACACGATTACACCGAAACCAATGGCTGGGGCTTCGCCTTCCTGGTGCCGCACGATGGCCAGGGTCTGGCAAGCCTGTACGGTGGTCGACAAGGGTTGGCGCGCAAGCTGGACGAATACTTCGCGTCTCCGGAAACCGCGGGCTTCCCGGGTTCCTACGGTGGCGTGATCCACGAGATGGTCGAAGCGCGCGACGTGCGCATGGGGCAGTGGGGGTTCTCGAACCAGGTCGCCCACCATGTGCCGTGGATGTACCTGTATGCCGGACAGCCCTGGCGCACCCAGGAAATCGTGCGCGAGACGCTGGCGCGGATGTACATCGGCTCGGAGATTGGCCAGGGCTATCCGGGCGACGAAGACAATGGTGAATCTTCGGCGTGGTGGCTGTTGTCGGCGATGGGTTTCTATCCGCTGCAGATGGGCAGTGAGAACCTGGCGATTGGCTCGCCGCTGTTCACCCGCGCCACGCTGCACCTGGAAGGCGGCAAGACGCTGGTGATCAACGCGCCGCAGAACAGCGCGAAGAATGTCTACGTCGCTGGCGTCACCGTCAATGGAAAGGCCTGGAATCGCACGGTCATTCCGCACCGTTTATTGGCGCAAGGCGGCCAGATCGAGTTCACGATGTCGCCGCAACCGGCGAAGTGGGGCAGTGACGAGGCGGCATTGCCACCCTCGCTGACGCAGGGCGATTCGCGTCCCGCTGCTCTGGCGGATGTCACGGCAACAGGTCGTGGCAGTTGCAATGTGAAAGGTGGCGATACCTGCGCCCAACTCTTCGATGACAACTCGCTGACGGAAGCGCTTTTCCCGGCTTCGACGCCGGTATCGATCGCGTATGAGCTCAAGCAGAATTCAGGCGCCAAGGTCCGCTACTACACGCTCACATCCGGTACCCAGGGTGGTTACCCGACAGGCTGGGTGCTCGAAGGTTCGAGTGACGGCACGACCTGGAAGGAACTGGATCGGCGCTCCGGCGAGACCTTTGAATGGGCGCACTACACCCGACCGTTCCAGCTCAGGACGCCGGGAAGTTATCGCCACTACCGGCTGACGGTGACTGCTGCGAGCAAGGGAGATCAGTTCTCCTTGGCTGAAATCGAGCTGCTGGGAGCAGGGCAGGCAGAGTAA
- a CDS encoding carbohydrate kinase family protein, with amino-acid sequence MRTLFCFGEALIDFFAEPTSTPGAPRSFHQHAGGAPANVAVAAARLGVPTQFVGALGADMFGNFLLESLQTAGVGIANVVQTDAAPTALAFVALDHHGERSFSFYRPPAADLMFRAEDFPAELFAGAGALHVCSNSLTGEPAAGATLHGMRIARQAGALVSMDLNLRPMLWDAQVDPRPLLWQALELADVVKLARNELEYLAEGTTEQAVLRRLMLAGVRWVVVTDGALPLRWYGADGAGELHTPRVNAIDTTAAGDAFVGGLLFHLVSTGVDAAHLTGFISDRDAVEQALRFAASVGALAVTRKGAFAAMPLLQEVDQLLNETYGGTATHFQGKFR; translated from the coding sequence ATGCGAACCCTCTTTTGCTTTGGCGAGGCGCTGATTGATTTCTTCGCCGAACCAACTTCCACACCGGGCGCGCCACGCAGCTTCCACCAGCATGCCGGCGGCGCGCCGGCCAACGTCGCCGTTGCGGCCGCCAGGCTAGGCGTTCCGACCCAGTTTGTGGGCGCGCTCGGAGCCGACATGTTCGGCAATTTCCTGTTGGAGAGCCTGCAGACGGCAGGTGTCGGCATCGCCAACGTTGTGCAGACCGACGCCGCGCCTACCGCATTGGCCTTCGTCGCCCTGGACCACCACGGCGAACGCAGCTTCAGCTTCTACCGACCACCCGCCGCCGACCTGATGTTCCGTGCCGAGGATTTTCCGGCCGAGCTTTTCGCAGGCGCGGGCGCGCTCCACGTGTGTTCCAACAGCTTGACCGGCGAGCCGGCGGCGGGCGCCACCTTGCATGGCATGCGGATCGCGCGCCAGGCCGGCGCGCTGGTCAGCATGGACCTCAACCTGCGACCGATGTTGTGGGACGCACAGGTCGATCCGCGCCCGTTGCTATGGCAAGCCCTGGAGCTCGCCGATGTGGTCAAGCTCGCGCGCAACGAACTCGAGTATCTCGCCGAAGGAACCACCGAGCAGGCCGTGCTGCGCAGGCTCATGCTGGCAGGCGTTCGTTGGGTCGTGGTCACCGATGGTGCGTTGCCGCTGCGCTGGTACGGCGCAGACGGGGCAGGGGAACTGCATACTCCCCGCGTCAACGCGATCGATACCACCGCTGCAGGGGACGCGTTTGTCGGTGGGCTACTCTTTCATCTGGTCAGCACAGGGGTGGATGCGGCGCACCTGACTGGGTTCATCAGCGATCGCGATGCCGTCGAACAAGCGCTGCGATTTGCGGCTTCGGTCGGCGCGCTCGCGGTGACGCGCAAGGGCGCCTTCGCCGCCATGCCGCTGCTGCAGGAAGTGGACCAACTGCTCAACGAAACCTACGGCGGAACCGCCACACACTTTCAAGGGAAATTTCGGTGA
- a CDS encoding DUF3693 domain-containing protein encodes MVVKDFPNMSIVATLLDKARARRGIPTDMALAERLGRSRAVVSEWRAGKSYPDEDLIVALAELAGDDPGEWLLAIKAIRTEGKAGKVWASLAKRLATASAVLLCAIGLAVGTPAQAAPVRSTSATDAQGMQIMSLGNAAYVPKEAQGPKPRIALEPCWSLLYRRPTV; translated from the coding sequence ATGGTTGTCAAGGACTTTCCGAACATGAGCATCGTTGCGACGCTTCTGGACAAAGCACGGGCCCGAAGAGGGATTCCCACCGACATGGCTCTCGCCGAACGGTTAGGGCGCTCGCGAGCAGTCGTGAGCGAATGGAGAGCGGGTAAGAGCTACCCTGATGAAGACCTGATCGTCGCCCTGGCAGAGCTTGCGGGTGACGACCCCGGTGAATGGCTACTGGCCATCAAGGCGATTCGGACTGAGGGTAAAGCCGGCAAAGTATGGGCTTCTTTAGCCAAGCGGCTCGCTACTGCTTCCGCAGTCTTGTTATGCGCAATCGGGCTGGCTGTGGGAACTCCTGCGCAAGCCGCTCCGGTGCGCAGCACGAGCGCAACAGATGCACAAGGAATGCAGATTATGTCGCTAGGGAATGCAGCTTATGTACCCAAAGAAGCGCAGGGGCCGAAGCCCCGTATAGCCCTGGAACCTTGCTGGAGCCTTCTCTACCGACGACCCACCGTCTGA
- a CDS encoding rolling circle replication-associated protein produces the protein MSHESTREQPVRPLWRVSGDTAGCTGHGPDHLQELRPPDLHAAGYADLLRRVPWQQFWTLTFRISKSGRNGGMHGEAADKAFRYFVSCLNREIYGPKWSTRWHGGVQWARGQEFHKDGRLHFHAVAAAATDDLNKLASRYEWHEFWYREFGRNRIEAPRSQADITGYVSKYVTKGGEVDFSKNFGAWLPPPIDYTARPEQDGLLQPNQHHP, from the coding sequence ATGAGCCATGAATCGACACGCGAACAGCCCGTGCGCCCACTGTGGCGGGTCTCTGGTGACACTGCGGGATGCACAGGCCACGGACCTGACCACCTGCAGGAATTGCGGCCTCCTGATTTACACGCGGCGGGCTATGCGGACCTCCTACGGCGGGTCCCCTGGCAACAGTTTTGGACGCTCACGTTTCGCATTAGCAAATCGGGTCGCAACGGCGGCATGCACGGCGAAGCAGCCGACAAGGCATTTCGGTACTTCGTCAGTTGCCTCAACCGCGAAATCTACGGCCCCAAGTGGTCAACGCGCTGGCATGGCGGCGTCCAGTGGGCAAGGGGACAGGAGTTCCACAAGGACGGGCGCCTGCATTTCCACGCCGTGGCCGCAGCGGCGACCGATGACCTCAACAAGCTGGCCAGCCGCTACGAGTGGCACGAGTTCTGGTACCGCGAGTTTGGCCGCAACCGCATCGAAGCACCACGCAGCCAGGCCGACATCACCGGCTACGTGTCGAAGTACGTAACCAAAGGCGGGGAAGTCGATTTCAGCAAGAACTTCGGCGCGTGGTTGCCACCGCCCATCGACTACACCGCCCGACCCGAGCAAGACGGCCTGCTACAGCCGAACCAGCACCACCCGTAG